Proteins encoded in a region of the Gallalistipes aquisgranensis genome:
- the rpoN gene encoding RNA polymerase factor sigma-54, translating into MSNINQRQIQKLLQKLSPQQIQMIKLLELPAVQLEQRIKQEIEENPVLEEDMTEEKNEEENQPKEISVEEYLKEDDTPSYKYHANNYSKDDQRRPVYLTRGRTLHEYLEEQLGYKTLTPREQTVASYLVGSIDDDGYLRRDLDSISDDIAFSLGIEVSREELEHLVGIIHELEPAGVGARSLQECLLLQLDASSACTTKSGRLARKILSSYFEEFTKKHYEKLMSRLGVGEDDFRAAIEEIVRLSPKPGNLYNEGGSEASPYIIPDFILDYQNGQFELSLNSYNVPEVKVNRRYVEMIREMAGKDGASVSDGNKEAIQFVKNKIDSAKWFISAIKQRHDTLMHTMQEILNYQKEYFVDGDQSKLRPMILKDIADRTGLDVSTISRVVNSKYIQTHFGIIPLKQLFSEAMQTDSGEEVSSYEIKNILTQCIDSEDKRKPLTDEVLMDILNGKGYHIARRTVAKYREMLGIPVARLRKQI; encoded by the coding sequence ATGTCGAACATCAATCAGAGACAGATACAAAAGCTGCTCCAGAAGCTGTCGCCGCAGCAGATACAAATGATCAAACTCCTGGAACTGCCTGCCGTGCAGCTCGAACAGCGCATCAAGCAGGAGATCGAGGAGAATCCCGTGCTGGAGGAGGACATGACCGAGGAGAAGAACGAGGAGGAGAACCAGCCCAAGGAGATTTCCGTAGAGGAGTATCTCAAGGAGGACGATACGCCCAGTTACAAATATCATGCGAACAACTATTCGAAGGACGACCAGCGCCGTCCGGTCTATCTGACGCGGGGACGCACGCTGCACGAGTACCTCGAAGAGCAGCTGGGGTACAAGACCCTGACACCGCGCGAACAGACCGTCGCCAGTTATCTGGTGGGCAGCATTGACGACGACGGCTACCTGCGGCGCGATTTGGATTCCATTTCGGACGACATCGCCTTCAGCCTCGGGATCGAGGTTTCGCGTGAGGAACTGGAACATCTGGTGGGGATCATCCACGAACTGGAGCCCGCCGGAGTGGGAGCCCGCTCCCTGCAGGAGTGCCTGTTGTTGCAGCTCGACGCTTCGTCGGCCTGCACGACCAAATCGGGACGGTTGGCCCGCAAGATACTGAGCTCCTATTTCGAGGAGTTCACGAAAAAGCATTACGAAAAGCTGATGAGCCGCCTGGGGGTGGGGGAAGACGACTTCCGTGCCGCCATCGAGGAGATCGTCCGCCTGTCGCCCAAACCGGGCAACCTTTACAACGAAGGGGGCAGCGAAGCGTCGCCCTATATCATTCCCGACTTCATCCTCGACTACCAGAACGGACAGTTCGAGTTGAGTCTGAACTCCTACAATGTTCCGGAGGTGAAGGTCAACCGCCGTTACGTGGAGATGATCCGCGAGATGGCGGGCAAGGACGGCGCTTCGGTGAGCGACGGGAACAAGGAGGCGATTCAGTTCGTCAAGAACAAGATTGACTCGGCCAAATGGTTCATATCCGCCATCAAACAGCGGCACGATACGCTGATGCATACCATGCAGGAGATTCTGAATTATCAGAAGGAGTATTTTGTGGACGGCGACCAAAGCAAACTGCGCCCGATGATTCTCAAGGATATAGCCGACCGCACAGGGCTCGACGTGTCGACCATTTCGCGTGTGGTGAACAGCAAATACATTCAGACCCATTTCGGCATCATTCCCCTCAAGCAGCTCTTTTCGGAGGCGATGCAGACCGACAGCGGCGAGGAGGTTTCCTCTTACGAGATCAAGAACATCCTCACCCAGTGCATCGACTCGGAAGACAAGCGCAAGCCTTTGACGGACGAGGTGCTGATGGACATTCTCAACGGCAAGGGATACCATATCGCCCGCCGCACCGTGGCCAAGTACCGCGAGATGCTGGGCATTCCGGTGGCCCGGCTGCGCAAACAGATTTGA
- a CDS encoding diacylglycerol/lipid kinase family protein, translating to MEENPKWFAIVNPVAGSGKGLDDWPLISKLMRDNGIVPEYAFTERKYHAIELAVEAVNKGYRKIIVVGGDGTIHEVVNGLFIQKTVPTTDVLLAVIAVGTGNDWIRMFGIPRKYSEAIKAIVAGHSFLQDVALLSYHKANYKQTRYMANVAGVGFDAFVNRKYNHLKEEGKRGKWLYVWSTIKAVLSYRSTGVKIWVDGQPVANELVYSATIGIGKYNGGGMLQTPEAVADDGLLDLTIIRRISRLGVISRFRSLYNGKIYRIKRISLNRGRKIRIESSPEIAVEVDGEALGYSPFEFEVIDRAIRVIVAERFLKGIDDGRAD from the coding sequence ATGGAGGAAAATCCGAAATGGTTCGCCATCGTCAATCCGGTAGCCGGCAGCGGCAAGGGGCTGGACGACTGGCCCCTTATCAGCAAACTGATGAGGGACAACGGGATCGTACCCGAATATGCATTCACCGAACGGAAATACCACGCAATCGAACTGGCCGTGGAGGCTGTCAACAAGGGATACCGGAAAATCATCGTCGTGGGCGGCGACGGCACGATCCACGAAGTGGTGAACGGGCTTTTCATCCAGAAGACGGTCCCCACGACGGATGTGCTGCTGGCCGTGATCGCCGTGGGTACGGGTAACGACTGGATTCGCATGTTCGGCATTCCGCGCAAGTATTCCGAAGCGATCAAGGCGATCGTGGCGGGCCACTCGTTCCTGCAGGACGTAGCCCTGCTCTCCTACCACAAGGCCAACTACAAACAGACGCGTTACATGGCCAACGTGGCGGGCGTGGGATTCGACGCCTTCGTCAACCGCAAGTACAACCACCTGAAAGAGGAAGGCAAACGCGGCAAATGGCTTTACGTGTGGAGCACGATAAAAGCCGTACTCTCCTATCGCTCCACGGGAGTCAAAATCTGGGTGGACGGCCAGCCCGTAGCCAACGAACTGGTGTACAGCGCCACGATCGGCATCGGAAAATACAACGGGGGCGGTATGCTCCAGACACCGGAGGCCGTAGCGGACGACGGACTGCTCGACCTGACGATCATCCGGCGCATCAGCCGTCTGGGTGTCATCTCCCGCTTCCGCTCGCTCTACAACGGAAAAATCTACCGGATCAAACGTATCTCCCTCAACCGGGGACGTAAAATCCGGATCGAATCGTCGCCCGAAATCGCCGTGGAGGTGGACGGGGAGGCACTCGGCTATTCGCCGTTCGAATTCGAGGTGATCGACCGGGCCATCCGCGTGATCGTGGCCGAACGCTTCCTGAAGGGCATCGACGACGGGCGGGCGGACTGA
- a CDS encoding aminoacyl-histidine dipeptidase translates to MNKNIAALQPRKVWEHFQEICAIPHPSYHEEGIRDYIVAFARKHGIEYKVDEAGNVLLRKPATPGMEDRKGIVLQAHMDMVPQKNGDKEFDFEKDAIQAYVDGEWVTADGTTLGADNGMGMSAILAAMESPDLKHGPLEGLFTMTEETGMDGAFGLKPGLLTGDILLNLDSETEGELYVGCAGGLDANITLEYREEEVPAGYEAFTVTVKGLRGGHSGMEIILGRANANKALFRLLRSAQTRFGLRIASVDGGGLRNAIPREATAVVLVPADQAAGFTEAAAGFEAVLTEEYKGVEDSVSVTVVPTGTPARMIDEGTARKLADAVCGCPNGVFRMSPSMNGLVQTSNNLARVVSDGSRVKLQCLLRSSVRSEKEYLADMIASVFELAGGRCEFVGGYDGWNPDMNSPILKTMRESYEALYGKEPAVMAIHAGLECGIIGGTYPNLDMISFGPTICYPHSPDEKVNIASVGKFWEFLCHTIENAPKK, encoded by the coding sequence ATGAATAAGAACATCGCAGCTTTACAGCCCCGGAAGGTCTGGGAGCATTTCCAGGAGATATGCGCCATTCCCCACCCGTCGTATCACGAGGAGGGTATCCGTGACTACATCGTGGCATTCGCCCGGAAGCACGGCATCGAATACAAGGTGGACGAGGCAGGCAACGTCCTGCTCCGCAAGCCCGCCACGCCCGGCATGGAAGACCGCAAGGGGATCGTCCTCCAGGCCCACATGGACATGGTGCCCCAGAAAAACGGGGACAAGGAGTTCGATTTCGAGAAAGACGCCATCCAGGCCTATGTGGACGGTGAATGGGTGACCGCCGACGGCACCACGCTCGGCGCCGACAACGGCATGGGCATGTCGGCTATCCTAGCGGCCATGGAGTCGCCCGACCTGAAGCACGGTCCGCTGGAGGGCCTCTTCACCATGACCGAAGAGACGGGCATGGACGGAGCGTTCGGGCTGAAACCGGGCCTGCTGACGGGAGACATCCTGCTCAACCTCGATTCCGAAACCGAAGGGGAACTTTACGTCGGATGTGCCGGCGGACTGGACGCCAACATCACGCTCGAATACCGGGAAGAAGAGGTCCCGGCCGGATACGAAGCGTTTACGGTGACCGTCAAAGGTCTCCGGGGCGGCCACTCCGGCATGGAGATCATCCTCGGCCGGGCCAACGCCAACAAGGCTCTGTTCCGGCTGCTGCGTTCGGCCCAGACCCGGTTCGGACTCCGGATCGCCTCGGTCGACGGCGGCGGACTGCGCAATGCCATCCCGCGCGAGGCCACAGCCGTCGTGCTGGTTCCGGCAGACCAGGCGGCCGGTTTCACCGAAGCCGCAGCAGGGTTCGAAGCGGTTCTGACCGAAGAGTACAAGGGCGTGGAAGATTCCGTCTCCGTCACGGTCGTCCCGACCGGAACGCCGGCCCGCATGATCGACGAAGGCACCGCCCGCAAGCTGGCGGACGCCGTATGCGGCTGTCCCAACGGCGTGTTCCGCATGAGCCCCTCGATGAATGGTCTCGTGCAGACCTCGAACAATCTGGCCCGTGTAGTGTCCGACGGCAGCCGGGTGAAACTGCAATGCCTGCTGCGCAGTTCCGTCCGCAGCGAAAAGGAGTACCTGGCCGACATGATCGCCTCGGTATTCGAGCTGGCCGGAGGCCGCTGCGAATTCGTCGGCGGTTACGACGGATGGAATCCCGACATGAATTCCCCGATTCTGAAGACCATGCGCGAGAGCTACGAGGCGCTTTACGGCAAAGAACCCGCCGTGATGGCCATCCATGCGGGGCTGGAGTGCGGCATCATCGGAGGAACCTATCCCAATCTGGACATGATCTCCTTCGGGCCCACGATCTGCTATCCGCATTCGCCCGACGAAAAGGTGAACATCGCCTCGGTGGGCAAGTTCTGGGAATTCCTGTGCCATACCATCGAAAACGCACCGAAAAAATAG
- a CDS encoding phosphoribosylaminoimidazolesuccinocarboxamide synthase, which translates to MNEAIVKTDFRFEGQKDLYIGKVRDVYNIDDKYLVMVVTDRISAFDVVLPEGIPYKGQVLNQIASKFLDATSDICPNWKIASPDPMVTVGHKCETFPVEMIVRAYLTGSSWRDYKAGARSICGVPLPEGMREHQRFDRPIVTPTTKAEIGSHDQNISKEEIIAQGLVSREDYEQLEKYALALFERGSKMAAERGLILVDTKYEFGKMDGVITLIDEIHTPDSSRYFYADGYQERFDRGEQQRQLSKEFVREWLMENGFQGKPGQQVPEMTPTIVESISDRYIELYEQITGEKFVKSPTDNVAERMEQNVRNMLARLR; encoded by the coding sequence ATGAATGAAGCTATCGTAAAAACCGACTTCCGATTCGAAGGCCAGAAAGACCTCTACATCGGCAAAGTGAGAGACGTTTACAACATCGACGACAAATACCTGGTGATGGTGGTCACTGACCGGATTTCGGCCTTCGACGTGGTCCTGCCCGAGGGCATTCCCTACAAGGGACAGGTGCTCAACCAGATCGCATCGAAATTTCTGGACGCGACCAGCGACATCTGTCCCAACTGGAAGATCGCCTCGCCCGACCCGATGGTCACCGTGGGACACAAGTGCGAGACGTTCCCCGTAGAGATGATCGTACGCGCCTACCTCACCGGCAGCTCGTGGAGGGACTACAAGGCGGGGGCCCGCAGCATCTGCGGCGTACCTCTGCCCGAGGGCATGCGTGAACACCAGCGGTTCGACCGTCCGATCGTCACCCCCACCACAAAGGCAGAGATCGGCAGCCACGACCAGAACATCTCCAAAGAGGAGATCATCGCACAGGGACTGGTGAGCCGGGAAGACTACGAACAACTCGAAAAGTACGCCCTCGCCCTCTTCGAGCGGGGCTCGAAAATGGCGGCCGAACGGGGTCTCATCCTCGTGGACACCAAATACGAATTCGGCAAAATGGACGGTGTCATCACGCTGATCGACGAAATCCACACGCCCGACAGTTCGCGCTATTTCTATGCCGACGGCTACCAGGAGCGTTTCGACCGGGGCGAACAGCAGCGCCAGCTCTCCAAGGAGTTCGTGCGCGAATGGCTCATGGAGAACGGCTTCCAGGGGAAACCGGGCCAACAGGTACCCGAAATGACGCCCACCATCGTGGAGAGTATCAGCGACCGCTACATCGAACTCTACGAGCAGATCACGGGTGAAAAATTCGTGAAATCGCCCACGGACAACGTGGCCGAGCGGATGGAACAGAACGTGCGCAACATGCTTGCCCGGCTGCGCTGA
- a CDS encoding PhoH family protein: protein MTEKNILIEGIDPRELYGAGNQNLEQIAALFPKLKVVARGSQIKVIGEAAESELFEKKLASLLEYHAKYGHISKEVIEQVYSGGLPRPEGAADKDVILYGNAGNIVRARTVNQQKLVRLYEKDDLLFAVGPAGSGKTYTAIALAVRALKNREVKRIILTRPAVEAGEKLGFLPGDLKEKLDPYLQPLYDALNDMIPAAKLSKYIEEGTVQIAPLAYMRGRTLDQAFVILDEAQNTTLAQIKMFLTRMGRSAKFIVTGDMTQVDLPKPGDSGLVPAIRMLEGIKGIGIVEFDNRDIIRHPLVKYIVEAFNRHAAAEQGRE from the coding sequence ATGACTGAAAAAAACATTCTGATAGAAGGGATCGACCCCAGAGAGCTGTACGGGGCCGGAAATCAGAATCTGGAACAGATAGCCGCCCTGTTCCCCAAATTGAAGGTGGTGGCCCGCGGCTCGCAGATCAAGGTGATCGGCGAGGCGGCGGAATCGGAACTGTTCGAAAAGAAACTGGCCTCCCTGCTCGAATACCACGCCAAATACGGACACATCTCCAAAGAGGTGATCGAACAGGTCTATTCGGGGGGGCTGCCCCGCCCGGAAGGGGCGGCGGACAAGGACGTCATCCTCTACGGCAATGCCGGCAACATCGTCCGCGCCCGCACCGTCAACCAGCAGAAACTGGTCCGGCTGTACGAAAAGGACGACCTGCTGTTCGCCGTCGGTCCCGCAGGCTCGGGCAAGACCTACACGGCCATCGCCCTGGCCGTACGGGCGCTGAAAAACAGGGAGGTGAAGCGGATTATCCTCACCCGTCCCGCCGTGGAAGCGGGAGAAAAGCTCGGTTTTCTGCCGGGCGACCTGAAAGAGAAACTCGATCCCTACCTCCAGCCGCTGTACGACGCGCTGAACGACATGATCCCGGCCGCCAAACTGAGCAAATACATCGAAGAGGGTACCGTACAGATCGCCCCGCTGGCCTACATGCGGGGCCGCACGCTCGACCAGGCGTTCGTCATCCTGGACGAGGCGCAGAACACCACCCTGGCACAGATCAAAATGTTTCTCACGCGCATGGGCCGCAGCGCCAAATTCATCGTCACGGGCGACATGACGCAGGTGGACCTGCCCAAACCCGGCGACTCGGGGCTGGTGCCCGCCATCCGGATGCTCGAAGGGATCAAGGGAATCGGCATCGTAGAGTTCGACAACCGGGACATCATCCGCCATCCGCTGGTGAAATACATCGTGGAGGCGTTCAACAGACATGCCGCAGCCGAACAGGGCCGCGAATAA
- a CDS encoding porin family protein, whose protein sequence is MIRKTALVSLFLLSGLLAGAQGRIKLVQFGLKAGVNTQTTELIRPNADNYAFSTDNRSGFHIGLQSRVNLAMFHIQPEIVYSMNKYKLAGDPIGDGTLPETRAKVRINTWDFPILFGVKALFFRFQAGPVFNLSTQNSIVPESKTVPSILYSRSSVSYMVGIGVDIIRKVTLDVRYHGQFKRPVQGILIDGMEQERVIRTRTRNWTFSLGYMF, encoded by the coding sequence ATGATCAGAAAAACCGCACTCGTTTCGCTTTTCCTCCTCTCGGGCCTGCTGGCCGGAGCCCAGGGCAGGATCAAACTGGTTCAGTTCGGCCTCAAGGCCGGTGTCAACACGCAGACGACGGAACTGATCCGCCCCAACGCGGACAACTATGCCTTTTCGACCGACAACCGCAGCGGATTCCACATCGGGCTTCAGTCACGCGTCAATCTAGCCATGTTCCACATCCAGCCCGAGATCGTCTATTCGATGAACAAATACAAGCTGGCCGGCGACCCGATCGGCGACGGCACGCTGCCCGAAACGCGGGCCAAAGTCAGGATCAACACATGGGACTTCCCGATCCTGTTCGGCGTGAAAGCCCTCTTTTTCCGTTTCCAGGCAGGTCCCGTGTTCAACCTCTCGACGCAAAACTCGATCGTACCCGAGAGCAAGACCGTACCCAGCATCCTGTACAGCCGTTCTTCGGTCAGCTATATGGTTGGCATCGGAGTTGATATCATCCGGAAGGTGACCCTCGACGTCCGTTACCACGGGCAGTTCAAACGCCCGGTCCAGGGTATCCTCATCGACGGCATGGAGCAGGAACGCGTAATCCGGACACGCACGCGCAACTGGACTTTCAGCCTGGGATATATGTTTTAA
- a CDS encoding ROK family protein, whose translation MYRNDNRTVVTLDAGGTNFVFGAIRGNEFVVDPITLPSLSDNLDTCMGNLERGFRMVIDRLPDKPVAISFAFPGPADYPNGIVGGYLPNFPSFRDGVAIGPFLEETFGIPVFINNDADLYAYGEALAGALPSINAQLEAAGSAKRYKNLIGYTFGTGFGFGFVADGKLHIGDNSCVETFCLRNKKHPDFLVEDGASIRAVKRVYGELTGNPDHVLEPREICEIADGTRPGDRLAAITAFEEMGEIAGDAIATAATLIDAPIVIGGGLIGARKYIFPALLREMRGKIYAMSGDILNRVQMKIYDLDDPAEFDRFAKGASRELKVYGSDRTVIYDPEKRIGITTSKIGTSRAISLGAYAFALNRIDEGK comes from the coding sequence ATGTACAGAAACGACAACAGAACCGTCGTCACCCTCGACGCCGGAGGCACCAATTTCGTTTTCGGAGCCATACGGGGCAACGAATTCGTCGTAGACCCCATCACCCTGCCCTCCCTGTCCGACAACCTCGACACCTGCATGGGCAATCTCGAACGCGGCTTCCGCATGGTCATCGACCGCCTGCCCGACAAACCGGTCGCCATCAGTTTCGCCTTTCCCGGACCTGCCGACTACCCCAACGGTATCGTAGGCGGTTACCTGCCCAACTTCCCGTCGTTCCGCGACGGAGTGGCGATCGGCCCCTTCCTCGAGGAGACGTTCGGCATCCCCGTCTTCATCAATAACGACGCCGACCTTTATGCCTACGGCGAAGCCCTGGCCGGGGCCCTGCCCTCGATCAACGCGCAGCTCGAGGCGGCCGGCAGCGCCAAACGCTACAAAAACCTGATCGGTTACACCTTCGGCACCGGGTTCGGATTCGGATTCGTGGCCGACGGCAAACTCCACATCGGCGACAACTCCTGCGTGGAGACATTTTGCCTGCGCAACAAGAAACACCCCGACTTTCTCGTGGAAGACGGTGCGAGCATCCGCGCCGTAAAACGCGTGTACGGAGAACTGACGGGCAATCCGGACCATGTGCTCGAACCGCGCGAGATCTGCGAGATCGCCGACGGCACCCGGCCCGGCGACCGGCTGGCCGCCATCACCGCCTTCGAAGAAATGGGCGAGATCGCGGGCGACGCCATCGCCACGGCCGCCACGCTGATCGACGCGCCGATCGTGATCGGGGGCGGCCTGATCGGAGCCCGCAAGTACATCTTCCCGGCCCTGCTGCGCGAGATGAGGGGCAAGATATATGCCATGAGCGGAGATATACTGAACCGGGTTCAGATGAAAATCTACGATCTGGACGATCCGGCCGAATTCGACCGTTTCGCCAAAGGCGCCTCGCGGGAATTGAAGGTATACGGCAGCGACCGCACCGTAATCTACGACCCGGAGAAACGGATCGGGATCACCACCTCGAAAATCGGCACCAGCCGCGCCATTTCGCTCGGGGCCTACGCATTCGCGCTCAACCGGATCGACGAAGGGAAATAA
- a CDS encoding MFS transporter, whose translation MEKTSSGGLVRMLPILFGFFVMGFCDVVGIATSYVKNDFGWSETMAGLLPSMVFVWFLLLSVPSAIAMNRIGRKNMVQLSNLITILGMVIPFLVFNPVTCMIGFALLGIGNTILQVSLNPLLTNVVSGESLTSALNAGQVVKAISSLCGPVIAAFALTSLGNWHYLFPIFALITLLSGLWLQMTKIPRETVTVQSSSVGATFGLLKDSTILFLFLGIVFVVGVDVGMNTVTPKLLMERCGMQLSDAGLGSSVYFVCRTAGAFVGTFLLARMSDVKYFRIHILAALLFLAALFFVQGEAAILTMVGLVGFACSSIFSVIYSQALKARPDKANEVSGLMITGVFGGGIVPPLMGAATDSVGHQGGSLAIIVLCVCYLIFCSLKLKTSK comes from the coding sequence ATGGAAAAAACCTCTTCGGGCGGCCTGGTCAGGATGCTGCCCATCCTCTTCGGGTTCTTCGTCATGGGATTCTGCGACGTAGTGGGCATCGCCACGAGCTACGTCAAAAACGATTTCGGCTGGAGCGAGACGATGGCCGGGCTGCTACCCTCGATGGTCTTCGTCTGGTTCCTGCTGCTGTCGGTGCCCTCGGCCATCGCCATGAACCGGATCGGCCGCAAAAATATGGTGCAGCTCAGCAACCTTATCACCATCCTGGGCATGGTGATTCCTTTCCTCGTGTTCAATCCCGTCACCTGCATGATCGGTTTCGCCCTGCTGGGTATCGGCAACACGATCCTTCAGGTGTCGCTCAACCCGTTGCTGACCAACGTAGTGAGCGGTGAATCGCTCACCAGTGCCCTCAATGCGGGACAGGTGGTCAAGGCGATCTCTTCGCTCTGCGGCCCGGTCATCGCCGCCTTCGCACTCACCTCGCTCGGCAACTGGCACTACCTGTTCCCGATCTTCGCGCTGATCACCCTGCTCTCGGGACTGTGGCTGCAGATGACGAAAATCCCACGCGAAACGGTCACCGTGCAGAGCTCCTCGGTCGGAGCCACCTTCGGACTGCTGAAAGACAGCACCATCCTCTTCCTTTTCCTGGGCATCGTGTTCGTGGTGGGCGTCGATGTGGGCATGAACACCGTCACCCCGAAACTGCTCATGGAACGTTGCGGCATGCAGCTTTCCGATGCGGGGCTCGGATCGAGCGTCTACTTTGTCTGCCGCACGGCCGGCGCTTTCGTCGGCACCTTCCTGCTGGCCCGGATGAGCGACGTGAAATATTTCCGGATTCACATCCTGGCCGCCCTGCTCTTCCTCGCGGCGCTCTTCTTCGTGCAGGGCGAGGCAGCCATCCTCACGATGGTCGGTCTGGTCGGCTTCGCCTGCTCCAGCATCTTCTCGGTGATCTACTCCCAGGCGCTGAAAGCACGGCCCGACAAAGCCAACGAAGTTTCCGGACTGATGATCACGGGCGTATTCGGCGGCGGAATCGTTCCCCCGCTGATGGGTGCCGCCACCGACAGTGTGGGTCATCAGGGCGGTTCGCTGGCCATCATTGTGCTCTGCGTCTGCTACCTCATTTTCTGCTCGCTGAAACTGAAAACCTCTAAATAA
- the der gene encoding ribosome biogenesis GTPase Der — protein sequence MALVAIVGRPNVGKSTLFNRLVGMRKAIVDDTAGTTRDRHYGKTDWCGREFSVIDTGGYSVNSDDIFEEEIRKQVLLAIDEADVILFLVEVSTGITDLDMLMADVLRRSSKKVILVVNKVDNNEQLYAAHEFYGLGLGDPLCISSMSGSGTGDLMDAVCAALPEDAGAEEEADLPKITIVGRPNVGKSSLTNALLGAERNIVTPVAGTTRDSIHTRYNKYGMDFYLIDTAGLRKKGKVTEDLEFYSVMRSIRSIESSDVCILMLDASQGVESQDMNIFNLIVKNKKGCVVVVNKWDLVEKETNTMKEYREFVGKKLAPFNDIPVIFTSVPDKQRILDVLQTAVRVYHSRRRRIPTSEFNDYILPVVEETPPPSTKGKYIRIKYAMQLPSPTPSFAFFVNLPQYIKEPYRRFLENKIRARWDFSGVPIQVFFRQK from the coding sequence ATGGCATTAGTGGCAATCGTCGGACGCCCGAACGTGGGTAAGAGTACGCTTTTCAACCGGCTGGTGGGCATGCGCAAGGCGATCGTGGACGATACGGCGGGAACCACCCGCGACCGGCATTACGGCAAGACGGACTGGTGCGGACGCGAGTTCTCAGTGATCGACACGGGCGGCTATTCGGTCAACAGCGACGATATTTTCGAGGAGGAGATCCGCAAGCAGGTGTTGCTGGCCATCGACGAGGCCGACGTGATCCTCTTTCTGGTCGAGGTCTCCACGGGCATCACCGACCTGGACATGCTGATGGCCGATGTGCTGCGCCGTTCGTCGAAAAAGGTGATCCTCGTGGTGAACAAGGTGGACAACAACGAACAGCTTTATGCCGCACACGAATTCTACGGACTGGGGCTGGGCGATCCGCTTTGCATCAGTTCGATGAGCGGAAGCGGAACGGGCGACCTGATGGATGCCGTCTGCGCCGCGCTGCCGGAAGACGCCGGGGCCGAGGAGGAGGCCGACCTGCCGAAGATCACGATCGTGGGGCGGCCGAACGTGGGGAAGTCCTCGCTGACCAATGCCCTGCTGGGCGCCGAACGCAATATCGTGACCCCGGTGGCCGGAACCACCCGCGATTCGATCCATACGAGGTATAACAAGTACGGGATGGACTTCTATCTGATTGATACGGCGGGTCTGCGCAAGAAGGGAAAGGTGACCGAAGACCTGGAGTTCTATTCGGTGATGCGCTCGATCCGTTCCATCGAGAGTTCGGACGTCTGCATCCTGATGCTCGATGCCTCGCAGGGGGTGGAGTCGCAGGACATGAACATTTTCAACCTGATCGTGAAAAACAAGAAGGGGTGTGTCGTGGTGGTCAACAAGTGGGACCTGGTGGAAAAGGAGACCAACACGATGAAAGAGTACCGGGAGTTCGTCGGGAAAAAGCTGGCCCCGTTCAACGACATTCCTGTCATATTCACCTCCGTGCCGGATAAGCAGCGCATTCTGGACGTGTTGCAGACGGCTGTCCGCGTCTATCATTCGCGCCGGAGGCGGATACCTACGTCGGAATTCAACGACTATATCCTGCCTGTGGTGGAGGAGACGCCGCCGCCTTCGACCAAGGGGAAGTATATCCGCATCAAATATGCCATGCAACTTCCTTCGCCGACCCCCTCTTTCGCCTTTTTCGTCAATCTGCCCCAATATATAAAGGAGCCTTACCGCCGTTTCCTGGAGAATAAAATCCGGGCGAGATGGGACTTTTCCGGGGTGCCGATCCAGGTATTTTTCAGGCAGAAATAG